From a single Phragmites australis chromosome 7, lpPhrAust1.1, whole genome shotgun sequence genomic region:
- the LOC133924587 gene encoding inositol phosphorylceramide glucuronosyltransferase 1-like isoform X1 gives MRSPALLAAALAMVALLAAGARAAAAAADEAYVTLLYGDEFVLGVRVLGKSIRDTGTHRDMVVLVSDGVSEYSRKLFQADGWIVKRITLLANPNQVRPKRFWGVYTKLKIFNMTSYKKVVYLDADTVVVKSIEDLFKCGKFCGNLKHSERMNSGVMVVEPSESLFNDMISQVGRLPSYTGGDQGFLNSYYSDFANSHVYEPDSPLTPEPETQRLSTLYNADVGLYMLANKWMVDEKELRVIHYTLGPLKPWDWWTVWLVKPVEIWQDIRQKLEESLPGTGGGRNPHDQLVVKILFIVPLSLLLFGYYQSCFQTNKELLSIRSLCAFARRARYKYKSEEPLPSYSVVGVPSSAFGTSNQRFSNGTHSKLPSYFGAISVLVCFISAGFSLAFAFAIIPRQVMPWTGLLLMFEWTFVAFFLIFGSYLRFVYRWGSISANHAGFSNSDSSENHMVSGHQRNMSDCDMDATFYWIGMAAIATVTVLLPTILGITALFTKLGLMVAGGVVLASFMTYASEHLAISAFHKGQKNRNTSRTRSFCFLC, from the exons ATGCGGTCGCCGGCGCTCCTGGCCGCCGCCCTCGCCATGGTGGCgctgctcgccgccggcgccagggcggcggcggcggcggcggatgagGCCTACGTCACGCTGCTGTATGGCGACGAGTTCGTGCTCGGCGTGCGCGTCCTGGGAAAGTCCATCCGCGACACCGGCACGCACCGCGACATGGTCGTGCTCGTCTCCGACGGCGTCTCCGAGTACTCGCGGAAGCTCTTCCAG GCAGATGGTTGGATTGTCAAGCGTATAACTTTACTGGCGAATCCTAATCAAGTTAGGCCAAAGAGGTTTTGGGGTGTCTACACCAAGCTAAAGATATTCAACATGACAAGCTACAAGAAAG TTGTTTACCTTGATGCAGATACTGTAGTTGTGAAAAGTATTGAAGATCTCTTCAAGTGCGGGAAGTTCTGTGGAAACTTGAAGCATTCTGAAAGAATGAATTCTGGGGTGATGGTTGTTGAGCCCTCTGAATCTCTTTTCAATGATATGATCAGCCAAGTGGGTCGTTTGCCTTCGTACACTGGAG GGGACCAAGGTTTTCTTAATTCATACTATTCTGATTTTGCGAACTCCCATGTTTATGAGCCAGACTCACCTTTAACTCCTGAACCCGAGACACAACGCCTTTCTAccttgtataatgctgatgttGGTCTTTACATGCTAGCCAACAAG TGGATGGTTGATGAAAAAGAACTAAGAGTCATTCACTACACGCTGGGTCCCCTTAAACCCTGGGACTGGTGGACAGTTTGGCTTGTAAAACCTGTCGAAATATGGCAG GATATTAGGCAAAAACTTGAAGAATCTCTCCCGGGAACTGGTGGCGGAAGGAACCCTCATGACCAGCTGGTGGTCAAAATTTTGTTCATTGTCCCATTGTCCTTGCTGTTATTTGGTTACTACCAATCATGTTTTCAG ACAAACAAGGAGTTGTTAAGTATAAGATCTCTTTGTGCATTTGCTAGAAGAGCTCGCTACAAATACAAGTCTGAAGAGCCACTTCCATCGTATTCAGTGGTTGGTGTTCCATCATCTGCATTTGGTACTTCTAACCAAAGG TTCTCAAATGGGACACATTCGAAACTACCTTCTTATTTTGGAGCAATCTCTGTGCTAGTCTGCTTTATATCCGCTGGTTTCTCTCTTGCATTTGCTTTCGCTATCATTCCACGGCAGGTTATGCCATGGACAGGTTTGCTACTGATGTTTGAGTGGACCTTTGTGGCATTCTTCTTAATCTTTGGGAGTTATCTCCGTTTCGTCTACCGATGGGGAAGTATTAGTGCAAATCATGCGGGATTTAGCAATTCCGATTCTTCAGAGAATCATATGGTTTCAG GCCATCAGCGAAATATGTCCGACTGCGACATGGATGCAACATTTTACTGGATAGGGATGGCGGCTATAGCTACTGTTACTGTATTGTTACCAACTATATTGGGTATAACTGCATTATTCACAAA GCTAGGATTAATGGTCGCTGGTGGTGTTGTGCTGGCTTCGTTTATGACATACGCCTCAGAGCATCTTGCTATCTCAGCCTTCCACAAGGGTCAGAAAAACAGAAATACGTCAAGAACTAGAAGCTTTTGTTTTCTATGTTAG
- the LOC133924589 gene encoding putative wall-associated receptor kinase-like 16 produces the protein MKVVLQLGLGLLLLATHYVPATSVPSPQCQKQCGDVEIHYPFGIGVNCSLEELFSVKCQVQDGISKPIFGENFELLNISLANSTVRVLNQIATYCYNDTSGDMDSHYWGIKSKNTPYRFSDIHNKFTVIGCNTIGYIGDEGSYLSGCVSTCGNLSDLTDGSCSGIGCCQTAIPRGMDNYKVNFNMVTNASQILRFSRCSYAVLVEAEAFNFSTAYITTNKFNDTNAGQVPMVIDWAIRNETSCEKAKRNETGTYACLSGNSECVNSANGPGYVCNCSKGFQGNPYLPDGCQDVNECNDGPCPLGGVCHNTVGGYRCSCRAGRKFSKQNKTCDPDTGLIIGVTVSFLVLVIFSSSGYMILQKRKLNKVKQEYFHQHGGLLLFEKMKSEKGLAFTVFTEVELIHATNNYDKSRIIGKGGHGTVYKGIVKDNMPVAIKRCALIDERQKKEFGQEMLILSQINHKNIVKLVGCCLEVEVPMLVYEFIPNGTLYELIHGKNQALQISFSTLLRIVHEAAEGLNFLHSYASPPILHGDVKTANILLDHNYMAKVSDFGASILAPSDEEQYVTMVQGTCGYLDPEYMQTCQLTDKSDVYSFGVILLEVLTGQVPLKLDGPEKHRSLSSNFLLAMKENNLDAVLESNIKGQESAELIRGLAELAKQCLDMCGGNRPSMKEIADELSRLRKLSLHPWVQLETEVETQSLLGGTSTASFEIEAATTGYPAQEGDNMPMNPRSSYYAR, from the exons ATGAAAGTGGTTCTGCAGCTTGGACTTGGTCTTCTACTTCTTGCGACACATTATGTCCCCGCAACTTCAGTTCCTAGTCCTCAATGCCAAAAGCAGTGTGGCGATGTTGAGATACACTACCCGTTCGGCATCGGCGTGAATTGCTCACTAGAAGAATTGTTTAGCGTCAAGTGCCAAGTCCAAGATGGCATCTCCAAGCCAATCTTCGGTGAGAATTTTGAGCTGCTCAATATTTCCTTGGCTAATAGCACGGTCCGGGTGCTCAATCAGATCGCGACATACTGTTACAACGACACCTCTGGGGACATGGATTCTCATTATTGGGGGATCAAGTCTAAAAATACCCCCTACCGGTTCTCGGACATCCACAACAAGTTCACCGTCATCGGGTGCAACACCATCGGCTACATCGGTGACGAAGGGAGCTACCTGAGCGGGTGTGTCTCGACATGCGGCAACCTGTCAGACTTAACGGATGGCTCCTGCTCGGGCATAGGCTGCTGCCAGACAGCGATACCGAGGGGCATGGACAACTACAAGGTCAACTTCAATATGGTTACCAACGCAAGCCAGATCTTGAGGTTCAGTCGGTGCAGCTATGCCGTACTGGTGGAGGCAGAGGCATTCAACTTTAGCACCGCGTACATCACCACGAACAAGTTCAACGACACGAATGCTGGGCAGGTACCTATGGTGATTGACTGGGCTATAAGAAATGAGACTTCGTGTGAGAAGGCCAAACGGAATGAAACGGGAACTTACGCATGTCTCAGCGGGAACAGTGAGTGTGTGAACTCCGCCAATGGACCAGGGTACGTGTGCAACTGCTCCAAAGGGTTCCAAGGCAATCCTTATCTTCCAGATGGATGCCAAG ATGTCAATGAATGTAATGACGGCCCATGCCCTTTGGGCGGCGTTTGCCACAACACAGTAGGAGGATACCGGTGCTCATGTCGAGCAGGAAGGAAGTTCTCCAAGCAAAACAAAACATGTGACCCTGATACCGGCTTAATAATCG GAGTTACAGTAAGCTTTCTTGTTCTCGTGATTTTCTCCTCCTCCGGATACATGATTCTTCAAAAGAGAAAACTGAACAAAGTCAAGCAGGAGTATTTTCACCAGCATGGAGGCCTGCTTTTGTTTGAGAAGATGAAGTCAGAAAAAGGCCTTGCTTTCACGGTATTTACTGAAGTTGAACTTATACATGCCACAAACAACTACGATAAGAGCAGAATCATTGGGAAGGGAGGCCATGGGACGGTCTACAAAGGGATAGTCAAGGACAATATGCCTGTTGCCATTAAGCGATGTGCGCTGATTGACGAGAGGCAAAAGAAGGAATTTGGTCAAGAAATGCTAATACTCTCTCAAATCAATCACAAGAACATCGTCAAACTCGTGGGCTGTTGCCTTGAGgtggaagttccgatgttggTCTACGAGTTCATCCCAAATGGCACACTGTATGAGCTTATCCATGGCAAGAACCAAGCATTGCAGATCTCTTTCAGCACCCTCCTAAGGATTGTTCATGAAGCGGCTGAAGGACTTAACTTCCTACACTCATATGCATCTCCCCCGATTCTCCATGGCGATGTGAAGACTGCCAACATCCTTCTCGACCACAACTACATGGCCAAAGTGTCGGACTTTGGAGCCTCCATATTAGCCCCGTCCGACGAAGAGCAGTATGTCACAATGGTTCAAGGTACCTGCGGCTACCTTGACCCTGAATACATGCAAACATGCCAGTTGACAGACAAAAGCGACGTCTATAGCTTCGGTGTTATCCTTCTAGAGGTCCTCACCGGCCAGGTGCCTCTGAAACTAGACGGGCCCGAGAAGCACAGAAGCCTGTCATCAAATTTCCTATTGGCTATGAAGGAGAACAATCTCGATGCCGTGTTAGAGAGCAACATAAAGGGGCAAGAGAGCGCTGAATTGATCAGGGGACTTGCAGAGCTAGCCAAACAATGCCTCGACATGTGCGGCGGCAATAGGCCCTCCATGAAGGAGATAGCCGACGAGCTCAGCAGACTGCGGAAGCTTTCATTGCATCCTTGGGTACAACTCGAAACAGAGGTGGAGACTCAAAGCCTTCTCGGTGGAACATCAACTGCTAGTTTTGAAATAGAAGCTGCTACCACTGGGTATCCTGCACAGGAAGGTGACAACATGCCCATGAACCCAAGAAGTTCGTATTATGCGAGGTGA
- the LOC133924587 gene encoding inositol phosphorylceramide glucuronosyltransferase 1-like isoform X2 gives MRSPALLAAALAMVALLAAGARAAAAAADEAYVTLLYGDEFVLGVRVLGKSIRDTGTHRDMVVLVSDGVSEYSRKLFQADGWIVKRITLLANPNQVRPKRFWGVYTKLKIFNMTSYKKVVYLDADTVVVKSIEDLFKCGKFCGNLKHSERMNSGVMVVEPSESLFNDMISQVGRLPSYTGGDQGFLNSYYSDFANSHVYEPDSPLTPEPETQRLSTLYNADVGLYMLANKWMVDEKELRVIHYTLGPLKPWDWWTVWLVKPVEIWQFSNGTHSKLPSYFGAISVLVCFISAGFSLAFAFAIIPRQVMPWTGLLLMFEWTFVAFFLIFGSYLRFVYRWGSISANHAGFSNSDSSENHMVSGHQRNMSDCDMDATFYWIGMAAIATVTVLLPTILGITALFTKLGLMVAGGVVLASFMTYASEHLAISAFHKGQKNRNTSRTRSFCFLC, from the exons ATGCGGTCGCCGGCGCTCCTGGCCGCCGCCCTCGCCATGGTGGCgctgctcgccgccggcgccagggcggcggcggcggcggcggatgagGCCTACGTCACGCTGCTGTATGGCGACGAGTTCGTGCTCGGCGTGCGCGTCCTGGGAAAGTCCATCCGCGACACCGGCACGCACCGCGACATGGTCGTGCTCGTCTCCGACGGCGTCTCCGAGTACTCGCGGAAGCTCTTCCAG GCAGATGGTTGGATTGTCAAGCGTATAACTTTACTGGCGAATCCTAATCAAGTTAGGCCAAAGAGGTTTTGGGGTGTCTACACCAAGCTAAAGATATTCAACATGACAAGCTACAAGAAAG TTGTTTACCTTGATGCAGATACTGTAGTTGTGAAAAGTATTGAAGATCTCTTCAAGTGCGGGAAGTTCTGTGGAAACTTGAAGCATTCTGAAAGAATGAATTCTGGGGTGATGGTTGTTGAGCCCTCTGAATCTCTTTTCAATGATATGATCAGCCAAGTGGGTCGTTTGCCTTCGTACACTGGAG GGGACCAAGGTTTTCTTAATTCATACTATTCTGATTTTGCGAACTCCCATGTTTATGAGCCAGACTCACCTTTAACTCCTGAACCCGAGACACAACGCCTTTCTAccttgtataatgctgatgttGGTCTTTACATGCTAGCCAACAAG TGGATGGTTGATGAAAAAGAACTAAGAGTCATTCACTACACGCTGGGTCCCCTTAAACCCTGGGACTGGTGGACAGTTTGGCTTGTAAAACCTGTCGAAATATGGCAG TTCTCAAATGGGACACATTCGAAACTACCTTCTTATTTTGGAGCAATCTCTGTGCTAGTCTGCTTTATATCCGCTGGTTTCTCTCTTGCATTTGCTTTCGCTATCATTCCACGGCAGGTTATGCCATGGACAGGTTTGCTACTGATGTTTGAGTGGACCTTTGTGGCATTCTTCTTAATCTTTGGGAGTTATCTCCGTTTCGTCTACCGATGGGGAAGTATTAGTGCAAATCATGCGGGATTTAGCAATTCCGATTCTTCAGAGAATCATATGGTTTCAG GCCATCAGCGAAATATGTCCGACTGCGACATGGATGCAACATTTTACTGGATAGGGATGGCGGCTATAGCTACTGTTACTGTATTGTTACCAACTATATTGGGTATAACTGCATTATTCACAAA GCTAGGATTAATGGTCGCTGGTGGTGTTGTGCTGGCTTCGTTTATGACATACGCCTCAGAGCATCTTGCTATCTCAGCCTTCCACAAGGGTCAGAAAAACAGAAATACGTCAAGAACTAGAAGCTTTTGTTTTCTATGTTAG
- the LOC133924588 gene encoding phosphoenolpyruvate carboxylase kinase 1-like, which translates to MTEELKRDYDIGEEIGRGRFGVVHRCVSRATGEAFAVKSVDRARLSDELDRALAELEPKLAQLAAAGNPGVVQVRAVYEDDAWTHTVMDLCAGPDLLDWVRLRCGEPVPEPDAAAVVAQLAEALALCHRRGVAHRDVKPDNVLLDADKSGGGEGALRVRLADFGSAAWVGGGRRAEGLVGTPHYVAPEVVAGGEYGEEVDVWSAGVVMYLLLSGGALPFGGETAAEVFAAVRRGNPRFPPRLFAGVSPSAKDLLRRMMCRDVSRRFSAEQVLRHQWIQSGGGAREVVHPT; encoded by the exons ATGACTGAGGAGCTGAAGCGGGACTACGACATCGGCGAGGAGATCGGCCGCGGCCGCTTCGGCGTCGTCCACCGTTGCGTCTCCCGCGCCACGGGGGAGGCTTTCGCCGTCAAGTCCGTCGACCGCGCGCGCCTCTCCGACGAGCTGGACCGCGCGCTGGCCGAGCTGGAGCCCAAGCTGGCGCAGCTCGCCGCCGCGGGGAACCCCGGCGTCGTCCAGGTGCGTGCCGTATACGAGGACGACGCCTGGACGCACACCGTCATGGACCTCTGCGCGGGGCCCGACCTGCTCGATTGGGTCCGCCTCCGCTGCGGGGAACCCGTCCCGGAGCCCGACGCGGCCGCCGTCGTCGCGCAGCTCGCCGAGGCGCTCGCGCTCTGCCACCGCCGCGGCGTCGCGCACCGCGACGTCAAGCCGGACAACGTCCTCCTCGACGCGGACAAATCCGGGGGCGGCGAGGGCGCCCTGCGCGTGCGGCTCGCGGACTTCGGGTCCGCCGCGTGGGTCGGCGGCGGGCGGCGTGCCGAGGGGCTCGTTGGCACGCCGCACTACGTGGCGCCCGAGGTGGTGGCGGGGGGCGAGTACGGGGAAGAGGTGGACGTGTGGAGCGCCGGGGTGGTCATGTACCTGCTGCTCTCCGGCGGCGCGCTCCCGTTCGGCGGCGAGACGGCCGCCGAGGTGTTCGCTGCCGTGCGGCGGGGAAACCCGAGGTTCCCGCCCAGGCTGTTCGCCGGGGTGTCGCCGTCGGCCAAGGACCTGTTGAGGCGGATGATGTGCCGCGACGTTTCTAGAAGGTTCTCCGCCGAGCAAGTCCTCA GGCACCAGTGGATCCAGAGCGGAGGTGGAGCCCGAGAAGTGGTGCACCCAACCTGA